The following are encoded together in the Oceanobacillus zhaokaii genome:
- a CDS encoding dihydrodipicolinate synthase family protein gives MSEGKLMRGVVIPLPTVFLSDGEVDIVTMKQLIKFYLDANVDGFFVCGSFGMGPAMRTDQRKQVVELVAEQVDGRIPFVTHCGTVDTFTSIELAKHAEQAGSTAVCLVPPFYYNDHTDYEILEHYRQVADAIHIPMFIYDHEKYTGIHMRVERVLWLKKEIPTIRGIKLNVMDTGRALGYLRHLPQDMAIFTGGIANLLVGKPVGFDGVINPATAHVPELSVNLWNALENGDYESAVRYHHQANAISETLRQLWGKKGRSAHKEALQLRGFDIKLFPRYPSQDLDSGDLETLRSVHKEVGLDWALKKKEGV, from the coding sequence ATGTCTGAAGGCAAATTGATGCGAGGTGTTGTTATACCTTTGCCCACGGTTTTTCTTTCCGACGGTGAAGTTGATATTGTCACCATGAAACAGTTGATCAAATTTTATTTGGATGCGAATGTGGATGGCTTTTTCGTCTGCGGATCGTTCGGTATGGGACCCGCAATGCGGACAGATCAAAGGAAACAAGTGGTCGAACTCGTGGCCGAGCAGGTAGATGGTCGGATTCCGTTCGTCACCCACTGCGGGACGGTGGATACCTTTACGTCTATAGAGCTTGCAAAGCACGCTGAGCAGGCTGGCAGCACTGCAGTCTGTCTCGTACCGCCATTTTACTATAACGACCACACAGACTACGAAATTTTGGAACATTATCGTCAGGTGGCAGATGCAATCCACATCCCAATGTTTATTTATGATCACGAGAAATACACTGGAATTCATATGCGAGTGGAACGGGTACTCTGGCTCAAGAAGGAGATTCCAACGATTCGCGGCATCAAGCTTAATGTAATGGACACTGGCCGTGCATTAGGATATTTACGGCATTTACCTCAGGATATGGCTATATTCACAGGGGGGATTGCCAACTTGCTTGTAGGAAAGCCTGTTGGGTTTGACGGGGTCATCAATCCAGCTACAGCCCATGTGCCGGAGTTAAGCGTGAATTTGTGGAATGCACTCGAGAACGGCGATTATGAGAGTGCCGTTCGTTATCATCATCAAGCAAACGCTATATCGGAGACCTTGCGGCAGCTTTGGGGAAAGAAAGGTCGAAGCGCTCATAAAGAAGCACTCCAACTTCGAGGTTTCGACATTAAACTGTTTCCTCGTTATCCGTCTCAAGACTTGGACAGCGGAGATTTGGAGACCTTGCGCTCCGTTCATAAAGAGGTCGGCCTTGATTGGGCATTAAAGAAGAAGGAGGGAGTATAA
- a CDS encoding VOC family protein, with product MEKHNRPWFLKKMGHVSLGVTDMDRSIDFYTRVCNLVMVEQDADGTAYLRSQFEHHALELRPSSVARLDHIAYETHSDAQTEQLKLWLEKKGVEVTEAPPEPGRLGKAIRFQDPNGTWIEVYRSLERLEGIFSSGPFKINGLGHLTLLNKNIEEIEPFYREVACFRLSDRRADNGAWMRCNADHHAIAFLPAENTTLHHHAYELESWNEMKRACDWFARQGIPVASGPMRHGIGNNIAIYIKDPDGFFVEYYCEMEQIDDGEDHIREHKPFVDVWAQVKKGVR from the coding sequence GTGGAGAAACATAATCGACCATGGTTTTTAAAGAAAATGGGTCACGTTTCATTGGGGGTAACCGATATGGATCGGTCAATCGATTTTTACACACGGGTCTGTAACCTCGTCATGGTAGAGCAAGATGCGGACGGGACAGCGTACTTGCGAAGTCAATTCGAGCACCACGCCTTAGAGCTCCGCCCGAGCTCGGTGGCTCGGCTTGATCATATCGCTTACGAAACCCACTCCGACGCTCAGACCGAGCAATTAAAGCTTTGGTTGGAAAAGAAGGGAGTCGAAGTGACGGAGGCTCCTCCAGAACCCGGTCGGTTGGGGAAAGCGATTCGCTTTCAAGATCCTAATGGGACGTGGATAGAAGTGTATCGTTCGTTGGAACGGTTAGAAGGAATTTTCTCATCGGGTCCCTTTAAAATCAATGGCCTCGGGCATCTTACGTTACTTAATAAAAATATAGAGGAAATAGAACCGTTTTATCGAGAAGTGGCATGCTTTCGTTTGTCAGACCGGCGTGCTGACAATGGGGCGTGGATGCGGTGTAATGCCGATCACCACGCGATTGCTTTTCTACCTGCGGAGAATACGACGCTCCACCATCACGCTTACGAACTTGAAAGTTGGAATGAAATGAAGCGGGCATGTGACTGGTTTGCAAGGCAAGGAATTCCGGTAGCATCCGGCCCGATGCGTCACGGAATCGGAAATAACATTGCCATCTACATCAAAGATCCGGACGGATTTTTTGTAGAGTATTACTGCGAAATGGAGCAAATTGACGATGGGGAGGATCATATTCGAGAACACAAGCCTTTTGTCGATGTCTGGGCGCAAGTGAAAAAGGGAGTTCGGTAA